Proteins co-encoded in one Papaver somniferum cultivar HN1 chromosome 5, ASM357369v1, whole genome shotgun sequence genomic window:
- the LOC113283435 gene encoding squalene monooxygenase-like, with the protein MIQYILGGILASLIGLLFLLKLNGNKKNKKNEIRDECVKSSINGDLRSNGDTDIIIVGAGVAGAALAYTLGKDGRRVVVIERDLTEPDRIVGELLQPGGYLKLIELDLQDCVEQIDSQRVLGYALFKDGKDTRLTYPLEKFHSDVAGRSFHNGRFIQRMREKASTLPNVRLEQGTVTSLLEENGTIKGVLYKTKSGEEINAYAPLTIVCDGCFSNLRRSLCSPKVEVPSCFVGLILENCKLPHQNHGHVILADPSPILFYQISSTEVRCLVDVPGQKVPSIGNGEMAIYLKTMVAPQIPPQIYDSFIAAIDKGNIRTMPNRSMPAAPLPTPGALLMGDAFNMRHPLTGGGMTVALSDIVVLQNLLKPLRNLNDSASLCKYLESFYTLRKPVASTINTLAGALYKVFCASPDQARKEMREACFDYLSLGGVCAEGPVALLSGLNPRPLSLVCHFFAVAIFGVGRLLLPFPSPKRLWIGAKLISTASGIIFPIIKAEGVRQMFFPATVPAYYRSPPVE; encoded by the exons ATGATTCAGTACATCTTAGGAGGAATCCTAGCATCATTGATAGggcttttatttttattgaaattaaatggaaataagaagaataaaaagaatgagATCCGAGATGAATGTGTTAAGAGTTCTATCAATGGTGATTTACGATCCAATGGTGATACGGATATTATAATTGTTGGTGCTGGTGTTGCTGGTGCTGCTCTTGCTTACACCCTTGGAAAG GATGGACGACGAGTTGTTGTGATTGAGAGAGATTTAACCGAGCCTGACAGAATTGTTGGAGAACTGTTACAACCAGGAGGCTACCTGAAGTTGATAGAATTGGATCTTCAGG ATTGTGTAGAGCAAATTGATTCCCAAAGAGTTCTAGGTTATGCTCTTTTCAAGGATGGTAAAGATACTAGACTCACATATCCCTTGGAAAAGTTCCACTCAGATGTGGCTGGGAGAAGCTTTCACAATGGCCGCTTTATTCAAAGGATGAGGGAGAAAGCCTCTACCCTTCCCAA TGTGCGGTTGGAGCAGGGAACTGTAACATCCTTACTAGAAGAAAATGGGACCATTAAGGGAGTATTGTACAAGACTAAGTCTGGTGAAGAAATAAATGCATATGCTCCTCTAACAATTGTCTGCGATGGTTGCTTTTCAAACTTGCGTCGTTCTCTCTGCAGCCCGAAG GTTGAGGTTCCCTCATGCTTTGTTGGCTTGATCCTTGAGAACTGCAAGCTTCCCCATCAAAACCATGGGCATGTAATTCTAGCAGACCCTTCACCAATCTTATTTTATCAAATCAGCAGTACCGAAGTTCGGTGTTTGGTTGACGTACCTGGCCAAAAAGTACCATCTATTGGAAACGGTGAAATGGCCATATATTTGAAGACTATGGTGGCTCCTCAG ATTCCTCCTCAGATATATGATTCCTTTATAGCAGCAATTGACAAAGGAAACATAAGAACAATGCCAAACAGAAGCATGCCAGCTGCTCCTCTTCCCACTCCAGGTGCCTTGTTAATGGGAGATGCATTCAATATGCGCCACCCTTTAACCGGCGGAGGGATGACTGTGGCATTGTCTGACATTGTTGTTCTACAGAATCTTCTTAAGCCTTTGAGGAACCTGAATGATTCAGCCTCTTTATGTAAATATTTGGAATCCTTTTATACCTTGCGGAAG CCTGTGGCATCTACCATAAATACTTTGGCTGGAGCCTTGTACAAGGTCTTCTGTGCTTCTCCTGATCAGGCAAGGAAGGAAATGAGAGAAGCATGTTTCGACTATTTGAGTCTTGGAGGGGTTTGTGCTGAAGGCCCAGTAGCTTTACTCTCTGGACTCAATCCACGCCCATTGAGCTTAGTTTGCCATTTCTTTGCTGTGGCCATATTCGGAGTTGGCCGTTTATTGCTACCATTTCCATCACCCAAACGTCTATGGATTGGAGCTAAATTAATTTCG ACTGCATCTGGCATTATATTTCCAATTATAAAGGCTGAAGGAGTCAGACAAATGTTTTTTCCTGCCACAGTTCCAGCATACTACAGATCGCCACCAGTCGAGTAG